tcatcgagtcGTCGTcggccacagttaataggtgatcaagaacaagtttttaatGAGTTGGAGAATGgaacgacccacttgttacatAATTTGCATTGTCTGACATCTGGTTGTTTCTTtaatgttctaaaatgctttattactcataacaACGAGATTCTTTTCCGAACAAAGCTTGCCTAACGCCAGTTTAAAAACGttttccaagcaccggcgtggctcagtggtagaatactgggctgataCGCTGTTGACTCGGGTTCGAATGCCATTGTGTATTAGAATTTTTGGTTAATTACCGAGTTCatttcttatttcttgcgatactggttacggacagtggcggcggcggtggcggagaACTACAGCACCGCGCGTGACCTATGTTCTGAACTCATAACAGCTTCTGCTGTAAAATAAAGTAACTCACTACATAATACTCACATGCTGATGTTGCGCCCAAGCATGCgtaatatttactttttgatTGATAATATTCGCTATACGAACGCAACCAGGAGATGAAAATGGGTGGTCTCTGAGCAAAACTTCTGCTCTGATGGGTGAATCGAGTGAAAgacagaaacaaaaagaaagactatGATTTCTCGCGTCGAAGTACCTCAAGAAATGCCCTCgtcttaaaaaaaattaaaaataatggtcaccttttctccgcatgcttcgcagaacgtcgattcccaaggtacgtgggatctgcccaaaATAATTcaaaatgcggagcatttcttagtcacacgacgtcgcgcttcggcgtcgtccacacccccactgcgcatgttcCCGTCTCGTGCCGGCTCAGTGACAGCGTGTCGCAGCGAGGGCACTCGAAAGGGGAGTGCTTAAGACAGAGAAGAAACTTGTGCCACGTCAAAGAGTTACCATTGCATCTGTGTTCTCTACTAGCGCTTAAACATCATAATAAATGACCTACCCGACtgttggccgatccccctgattGGTAGGTCACCATAATTATAAagaatattatcatcatcatcataatctggAAGTGAACCATCTTGTTCGGCGAGAACGTGCGGAGAAGAAGAAGACAACGGCGAGGCATCAGGTCGATTTCACTGCTAGTTCTGCGGTTCAAGATTCTACTGTGCTCTAATGAATGAGCCACCGCACAAGGTAAGCCATGTACAATCTCATCGCCCTGCGAGAACCGTTCTTCGATTCGTTGGCGGCTGATTTGGCTTGCTTTTTATTTAGGTCCCATGGCTGCTTTCATGACCCCTTTCACCTCTGAACCGTGCGTCGCCCTTACGATTCAGTATGACATTTCCTGTCGAACACAGCAACCAAATTGTGCTCTGAAACAACCTGCCATTTCACCCTCATTATCGAAGCCAGGAAAAGAAGGTATCCTGAAGCCATCTGTACTAATATTATGATAGCACCTCCAGGCGCACTGCCCACATTATTTTGCTGACCAGCTAAGTTTCTTCAAGGTGCACCCCCTTTTTACGAGAATAAAACAAACTCTCCAGTTTCTTTTAGTGCACAGTTTACATGATCTAAACGCCTCCTTCAAGGTATGCTCGCGGCTGCTTCGCTCTCTGCATCATACTCCAAAGCTGGTGTTTCGTCGCGTTGCTGTATTGAGGAACTTGGAGGACAGGTGGTGCtgcgaaaaaaaatgacatcCATGTCGCGTGCGGCATGAATTACAAGCCATGCTCATGGTACACTGATGGTCATTATTGTTCGTCATACATACAGCCATCTAGCGCCATCAATCTTGGTATCTGctgagctagagaaacggccgcgagtggacCACGAAGGTGATTAGCACCCCACATTTTACCTATATAAAAGATGTGCTGTCAACTTGCGCATTCCAGGACGCCAGACAATTTTTCTGTCTAGGTGCTGCTGCGACGACTGATTAAACAAACTGCGTCATTTCCTTGTGTCGTATAGTTCCGGTCTTATATAACAGAGAGATGTCCTCGGCGGTGATTGCGATCAGCTTCTTTATCGCCTTTACTTAGAATTGCGGATATTATGGGTAGCAGGGTATTTCATAAAGTGATTCACCATAAAGTTTTCTAGTGTAAACGACGGCCCACGAGAGAAGTCTGGTTAATTAACAAGTTTTTGATAATTGGTCACGTCGATGTCATTTTGGTTGCGGCAATATATAACCACCTTCAATTAAAGCTTGTGTTGAAAAACGACAGTAGCCTGACTGTCATCGAACTTTTATTGAGAATCTGTAttgtcttacaaaaaaaaaacctctagGACCTAAATATTGTCGCATAACACGCTTAAAACCCCTTGCATGTTGCAATTGCCATCGTTATGGCACGTATGCTGTCACAGTGCTTTCTACGAAAGATTCTTTTCTTAATAACTGTTCGTCCACCGATAATTGCTCATCAGTGAGGTAATTACTTCAGCCTCATTCAATGTCTTATACAATTTGTTTAGTTAGGTTGTGTTGTTCAACAGAAACGAGCCCTCCGAGAATCAAACCTGTTTCATACATCCACGATTTACAGCATATGATCTACTTTGGTCGCAGaagctttttcttctttcatttgcTTGCAGTTCTTCCAAGCCGGGAGAAGTCCTATGCCTTGAAATCGGAAGCGACGACGACGAGTTTCTCGGCGAAGGGAAGTCTTCACCAACGTCAGCGAAATTCACTGCACTTCGTCTCCGCTCGGCCTTGCCGAGTGCAGTGGGCGGGTTGCTCTCGGTGACTGTGCCATCAGAGGCTTCTCCGTCGTCGCAACTCAGGGACACTGCCAGCACCACGGCCTCCTCACGGCAACAGCAAACCGACAGAGGTGGCACAAAAGCGAATGAACGCGAGGACCTGCGGAATAAGCTGAACCGCATCAGGTGCCGCCGGCGAGGAGCGCAAAAGCGCCCGGCAGCTCGTAGCGACGACGATGACTTCCTTGGTGAAGCGAAGTCTTCGGCGGCATCAGCGAAACCCACTGCGCCACACTACCGCGCGGCCTCGTCCAATGCCCTGAGTCAGGTGCCCTCGGTGTGTGCGTCGTCAGAGCCCCCTACCTCGTCGCAGTGGGAACAACAGACCGGTGAATGTGGCACAGACGAGACTGAATGCGAGGACCTGCGGGATAAATTGAACCGCATCAGGGGCCGCCTGCCCCTGAAGCCAAACCGCCGCGATCGTCCGAGCAACGCCGATCTTCGCGCACGGTGGAGAGGCGTTGCCGACGAAGGGCTCTCATCGTTTGTAAGAAGACGAGCGACGTTTCTGTGCGATGGCAGAGCAGGAAAAGCACGCCGCAGAAATGCGTCTTTCAGAAATGCTCGCAGGTTGAGAACCTACGTGGATCTCAACCGCCCTCAGAGGAATTCTGGAATTCTGTATTTGTGGATTCCTCGCTCCCCATTATTGGCGACATTGGTTTCGTGCTGGGAGCGGTACGTCGGCAGTGGGCGAGCTTCAAGGGCAACGGGAGGCCTATGCCGAACGGTGGACCTAGTTGTCGAAGCGTCGTCTGTGCGTCGGCATTAGCAATTATGGGCATGAAAAGTGAGGAAGTCGTACGAAATACCAACGAGAATGACGGTGAACATCATAGCCCTGCTCCATATTTTCCGAGATGCCTGGCATGTGAAGGAGTGCCCTAATGTCCAACACGTGTCTACACGTCCAACACGTCCCACAAGTGTTGCGGGCGGAGGTTTATATTGTTGGACTCATTTGAATAGCAATCCATGGTTGTTATTGATCGCTTGTATGAGAGCACAAATACATTTCGATTAGTGCCATGCCGGTGAGGTGATTGACCTGTAGAACAAAAAGCGCATGAGAGTATTCCTGAGAGTATTCCGACCCGTGGCACAGTCCTCACGGGCAAACCACTAGAGAACCGCTCGCACCGACTGCCACACGCAAAAGAAAACCGCTTCTCTGTCCTTTGCCACCACCAAGGCTCTCCGCCAAGCGTCCCTGCTGGCGCTACCGCTTTtgttgggaatactggacacactaggtgtggaagatagaGTCACTATTTTTtaaaaggatatctataaaagtaataaggtagttataaagtgggaaaaacaggtatccaagcccacggaggtaaaacgggggcttagggagcggtgtcctctgtcacccttgttattcgtgATCTACccacaaggattagaggccaaattagaggaaagtaggCTTGGCTTCAagctctcttttgtcaaacaaagaaaactcattcaacaggcaccaccagcattgatgtacgcagatgatatagtgctattggccgacaacaaggaaggtttgcagagattgatggacatatgTGGTAGTGAGGGAAATAGGtttgatttcagattcagtaaggaaaaatcagaagTCATGATTTTAaggacaatgaaggtagtgagcttaggatacaggaggtcactctagagataacggataaatacaaatatctgggagtatgtataagcaatgggaccgagtacctaagggaacaggaaaatacgtgatgactaaagttaacagaaatgcagcagtgatgaaaaactggGCACTGCGGATTtgaataggtatgatgttgtgagaggaatatggaaagggctcATGGTTCCTGGTCCTACGTTCGgtaatgtggtcttgtgcatgagatcagaagctgaagcaagaatagaaattaagcaacgtggaataggtaggcttgctttaggagctcatgggaatacaccaaatcagggagtacaaggtgatatgggatggacatcatttgagggcagggaagctagcagcaagataaaatttgagaagcaattgagagataTGGGAGAGGAGCggtgggctaggaaagttttcagctacttgtacatgaagaatgtcgatacaaaatggaggaagcgaaccaggaaattgactggtaaatactttgaaaacggcagggggccaaaccaaaaaagtACTATTGGTTAAGAAGTAGGTGAATTAACgaagaccgatatgtggagaattggcatgagtAAGAAatccgcactagaaatctatcgaacttttaagcaggaaattgccaaggaaatgatctatgataatactcggggtagttctctactgtttgaggcaaggacgggagcactgcgaaccaagacatatcgggccaaatacgaaggagtatacaacgtatgcagtgcatgtggagaggaggggaaaactgccgaacacttcataatgttctgtaaatggcttcacccttatagttcagggtgatggcgcagagtttttcaaagctctgaggtttagggacaggaaTAGCAAaagagactttaagcgggtagaattaactagaaggaggttatctgattggtggctgaagtcaaggcactagtgaaaattaaacccttcactgcaaagtaccagttctCAACTTTACCatttaaaggaaaaagaaaaagatgaatttagtttttggttcactaagcattacggctaggtgccGTTAGCCGGCGCTCGGTTTAAAGGGTTAAGCCTTATCAACCCATACATCCACCCACTAaccatgatgattatgatgatggcgGTGGTGGTGATAAACGCTCGCGAGCAGAATGCCACCTACCACTCGGTAGCTGTGCCCATAAATGCGGCCGATGTGCGAGACAAGTGCGCCATGCGGCGCAAACAATTGTACAGGGGGTGTTAGCATCCCCTCATGCTTTTGCGTCATTTGCGTCACCCTAGTGACTTTTCTTTTTTGGGGGATAAGCGTCCTATAGTTGAGCTTAATCCGGTGTGTGGCGTGGTCACCATTACAGCGCACGCACGCCCCTACCACCCTCACTTCGCATACGCCCCGCCCCCCTTCCCTCTCTCGCAACGCCGACTTTGGCAGCGTTTGCTAGCATACGTTCATTGCCCCATCTCTCCCCACTAGGCGTACCACCCAAAGCGGTAACATGCCAATTGCGCATGCGCGCTCTAGACCTTCTCTCAGCGCACACGTCGATACAGGCAGTGCCTGCTAGCAAGTTTCTggagtgaacaacaacaacaacaaaaaaaaaacgactgctagCGCTGCACAACCTTCCACTAGCCTGGGCACTGGATCATTCATCAACTCCAACGTAGTACCGGGGGGAGATTTCTCAtgagcgttgttgaacaataaaaattcgcagcgtgcaagCTAgctaagggccgttccacgcgctttccgcacagccgcaacgcatgCGCCGGGTCACCTACGGCAcgcaagaagggggggggggcaaataagCCAATTgtcgacgctctttcaccctccacaGTGTCGCCAATCGGCTTATTTGTCCCTCGCTTGCGAGCGGTAGGGGTCCCGGAACGTGCGtagcggctgtgcgggaagcgcgtggaatggCCCTAAAGGTGGAATGCAGGCCTCTGTGTTCAAATGAAGTAGTCTGcatctctcattgcccattagcaacGATAGGCACgtttcagtaggaaacaccggtccatcacaaCATGCTTCGCGCCTGCCCAGATTTATCTCCTGCGCGACGCTGCGATTAGCTTCAATGTCAACGCCGCCGCCATTGTAAAAGTTAGCGCCGACTGCTTGGCATTTGCACGTGGTTCCGTTTAGCGGGATTTGGTGTAAATTTCTTTTTCCTATGTCTTCGAAGCATTAACCGATATTTGCTGGCGTTGCATATTCCGAGGAAAAACTGAGAGCTTGTCCTTGAGTTTTGGTACTCTTTTTGTTGAGTCGTGTTAAGTGTATTATTTTTTCAGTTAGTCACTGCTGGTCACAGCTGGTGCATTCGAAAGGCAGGTGCTGAAGACGAAGAAAAATTTTGTGTTACTTCGAAGAGTTATTTTGTATCTCTATTGTCTATTAGTACTTAACAAATAATATTAATAAATCCAATCAGCACGATGCACCAGACTTTTGGTCGATCCCCTTGATGGGTTAGGTGCCGATCTTCCAAAGAGAAGCATTACATCTTTATCAGGCAGCGCACCGTCTTGCTCCACGAGGACggaggacaagaagaagaagacgaagcctCGGGTTGGTAGCCATTGTTTGTGCCACTGTTCAAGGTTTTACTCTTCTCTACTCAATGAGCCACCGCAGAAGGTAAGCTATGTACGATCGTATCAGCACTACTAGAACCATTTGCATTTCTTTAGATCCCATATATGTTTTCCTTGACCATTAACATCTTGCACTTATGCCACCCTCATGACCCCATCTGACAGGTCATGTCGAACACAGCAACGAAATCACGCTCTCAAATATTTCGTCATTTCACGCACAGtaccgaaatgaaaaaaaaaggggtaaATCCTCAAGCGCTCTGTGCCAAAATTATGATTGTATCGTGAGGTGCGCTGTAAGCAGTTTTGCTGATCACCATGCATGGTTTCTTCAAGGTGCACCTCAATCTCCTGCCAATAAAATCAACTCTCCAGACACAATTATTCTATAGTTTGTATTGTCTGTACAGCTGCTTGCTGCTGTAGGTGATTCATTTACCTACGTAGAGAACACCAAGTTAACAGGCGTAGCTGAGGCGTTGAAGTCACTAAAAACCAATGTTCTACAGAGGGTTCACCCTCGTGCCGCAGCGCCCGCGCAGTCGCACGTGCACTTTATCGGATTATATAAGGCAAAATCTCAGTTGCATTACCTAAATGCCGCGCTCAAGTGTGCTCGTGGCCGGTTTGCCATCTGCATAACACCAAAACTGGTACTGCGTCACGCATGCTGTATGAGGAACATGGAGGACAAGTGGCAACATGAAATAATGGCAACCATGTCATGCATGATGTAATGTCATGCTCATAGTACGGTCGCGGCCGTCATTATAGTTTGTCATAAAGCCATCAGCGCAGTATTACTTTTGGTATGTgccgagctagcgaaacggccgtgagcgtaccATGAGCATCATGAGCACCAAACATCAAAACTAAAATATGGGCTTTCCACTTCCACAGAGAGTGTACGTTCAGTGCTTCACCACTCTCTTTCTCGCCATTCGCTCTCTGCCCTATCTGCGCCCTACTCTACTGTCCGTTCGGGCCTCTCTCTCGACCGTttgctggctgggtgcctctcatgAACATGCGGAattgtgtgctcgagacgccgcagtgaaacgccaacgccgagtcgAGAATGGTGGCGCCCCACTCTCCCATCCGCTCACTCCCCGTACTCGACCGTTCGCTgactgggcgcctctcaaggcgatgtcAGGAGGCGGTGAAGGCGATTGTGtgacggcaacggtaccctccctttgtgcaagaaatgcattcgcatttgctCGCGATTCTCACCGGGGAGGTGGGGACATTTTCTTAACTGAATTTGTGTCGGCATGCTATTATTCCAGTTCAGTCATTTCCTGGTCACGTGTAGTTCGGTCTATGCGACAGAGAGGCCACATTTTTCTCTGAGGTGGGTGCGACCAGCTACTTTCATTATCTTTCAAATTCGATAATGAATATATCAAAATTTGGGTATTACGGGTACACGTGTCACATAAACTGGCAAGCAAAAAATTTCTAGTGTAAATGACTGCCCACTGAGAAGTCAAACCAACAAACGAGATTCTGGTAATTGGTCACGTCGATGGAATTTTGGTCACGGTAAAGTATTTCCGCCTTGAAATAATAAAGTCCGTGTGCGAAAATGGCaggacccacaggtcgcgggatagaatcccgacagcggcagctgcattttcgatggaggcgaaaatgctgtagacccgtgtgcacagatttggcttgcacgttaagaaccccagacagtcgaaatttccagatccctccacCACGACGTTAAACCCAACGTATGAATCAATCAAAAATGACATAAGCTTGTCTGtcctaaaatttttattgaaaatatgCATTTGTCTTATAAAAACCATTCATGACCTAAATAGCATCGCCATAGAGACACGCTTAAAACACTGGCACCTTGTAATTGGCTTCATTATGACAGTTATGCTATCACAGTGCTTTCCACAAAAGATTATTTTCCTAAGAACTGTTTTACACCGATAATTACACAGCCGTGAGTTGATTACTGCTGCTTTATTCAATGTATACATAGAATTCCTTCAGTCAGGTTGCGTTGTCTGACAGAAACGAGTCATCCGACAATTCCAGCTGTTTCATGCATTCATGATTTACATCATATGATCTGTGTTTCTCCCAGAAGCTTTTCCTCCTTTCATTTGCTCGCAGCTCTTCCACGCCGGGAGATGTCCTATGCCTTGAAGTCGGAAGCGAAGATGATGACTTCCTTGGTGCAGTGAAGTCTTCGGCAGCGTCAGCAAAAGAAACTGCGCTCCCTCCACGTACGGCCTCACTGAGTGAAGTGGCTCGGATGGCCTCTGTGATCACCCCATCAGAGGCCTCCACCTGGTCGCAGCTTCAGGACGTTGCCAGCACCGCAGCCTCCTCACGGGAGCAACAGACAGACGAAGATGACAAAAACCCGGCAGAATGCTACGACCTGCGTGATAAACTGAACCACATTAGGTGCCACCAGCGCCGTAAGCGAAGGCGCCGGAAAGCTCGCAGCAACGACGATGGCATCATCGGTGAAGTGAAGTTTTCGACTTCGTCAGCGAAAGCCACTACGCTCCGTCCCCGTGCGGCCTCACCGAGTGCAGTGTCTCAGATTAGCTCGCTGACGGCACCATCAGAGTCATCCACCTGGTCGCAGCTTGAAGTCGCTGCCAGCACCGCGGCCTCCTAAGGGGAACAACAGACCGGCGAAGGTGGCAAAGACCCGGCTCAATGCTACGACCTGCGGGATAAACTTAGCCGCGTCAGATGCCGCCGGAAGCCGAAGCGCCGGGAAGCTCGCAGCGACGTTGATCATCGCGCACGGTGGGTAGGCGCTGCTGACGACAGGCCCTCATCGTTTTCAAGAGGACAGGCGGCGTTTCTGAGCGAAGGCAAAGCAGGAAAAGCGCTTCGCAGAAATGCGCCTTCCAGAAATGCCCGCAGACCTAGAACCTACGTGGACCTCGACCGCCCTACAGAAGAATTCGGGAATGACGACGAACGTATTGGTGGATTCCCCGCTCCCCATTATCGGCGTATTCGTTCCGTCCTGGGAACAGTACGTCGACCATCGGCGAGCTTCAAGGGCAGCGCGAGACACATTTAGAGCGCCAGACATAGTGGTCGAAGAACCGTCTGTGCGTTGGCATGAGCGCGAAGGGCACGGAACAAGCTTTTGGAAATAATAACGAGAAAGACGGTGAACATTTTAGCCCCCTCCACGTTTTTCAAAATGCATAATTTAAATAGCATGGGTTCTAAGAAAGTTCCATGCGTTTTTTTATTAGTGGAATTTGTGCGCGGTTACAAGCTGTATATTTTCAAAACGTATATGTCAATTAATTTATTAAACGAACTTTTTTATTGTTGCCCGAATCAGAGAAGTATATACCAGTATCTTGTAGTTCACCGGAAATAACCCTAGAATGAAACATTTACTCCTAATTGAAATATgcccgttttttgtttttttgtcaagAAAAATCGATACTGCTGGAAACACGCGAAATATGAAGGACTCGTGAACTTGCGCGCCTGTACTAAAAAGCGTACTTTAGTTGAAACAGAGCTACGCTTCTTCGTCATTACATTTTACAAGAGTTCACGCTTGAATATAGGCACCCAAGCAGCGCGTTTCAATGCGCGTCCATCAATTAGCGCGATGCCTTGTACAATGAATGAATCCATCCATTTGTTGACTAAAGGATACAGGCTGCTCTGATGATAGCTCCCACAGCTTGTGGACGATTTCTTGGGGCATAATCATGATCGATGTTTACGTCAAGCCTCGCATAGTCCGCAGAACGAAGTAAGTGAACTTGGCGGCGGCGAGGTAGTTTAACTATACAAGCTTCATTTCACAAGAGATGGCGCGACAGCATGCAGTCATACTTTGCACACGTTACTGTCCGTTACAAAACCACAGCTATAGTATAGAGATGACTTGGGATATCTGCTTCT
This genomic interval from Rhipicephalus microplus isolate Deutch F79 chromosome 10, USDA_Rmic, whole genome shotgun sequence contains the following:
- the LOC142774388 gene encoding uncharacterized protein LOC142774388, which encodes MSHRTSSSKPGEVLCLEIGSDDDEFLGEGKSSPTSAKFTALRLRSALPSAVGGLLSVTVPSEASPSSQLRDTASTTASSRQQQTDRGGTKANEREDLRNKLNRIRCRRRGAQKRPAARSDDDDFLGEAKSSAASAKPTAPHYRAASSNALSQVPSVCASSEPPTSSQWEQQTGECGTDETECEDLRDKLNRIRGRLPLKPNRRDRPSNADLRARWRGVADEGLSSFVRRRATFLCDGRAGKARRRNASFRNARRLRTYVDLNRPQRNSGILYLWIPRSPLLATLVSCWERYVGSGRASRATGGLCRTVDLVVEASSVRRH